From a single Parambassis ranga chromosome 2, fParRan2.1, whole genome shotgun sequence genomic region:
- the zbtb22a gene encoding zinc finger and BTB domain-containing protein 22 isoform X1 — MDPTCSASVAPAGLTVQVCFPGARAAVLDNLNRQREEGRLCDLSIQVQGQVFRAHRCVLAASSPYFHDQVLLKNVTTVSLPSVMDPVAFESVLSSAYTGQLSIVHDDIVNYVTVASFLQMWHIVDKCTEILKRPRVSAEGASGEAAAAHAGPASRQQSPSSTECLYAEREGRRREKKPDALPPLATWRRPQQFPRWGRPRPSSALHLADSQLDTLPDYVESDYSSCEEAWVSSHAKTSHFTQDGPGSNSRNHGGLPSSEALKQKVKFQQRGGSQSADRLLDKNRENGDSDEIQEKKRNERREIEADEGLGEEAVEKKEGGFGQMGHCADFHPVSNENQAVGTATEKHIVEATKEKPERDLAGSDASSDLPAVHACQTGEGAPGPPCPASARLQWQTGVWSQQEQRPQEGQAGSCTKDEDDEEEEDVDFECFTAYSRDTYSEIEDGTGQVSQRPLVPVSPDFTVAGSEVNWPSTSGGQAGSLIPSSSRHLSPSSAAFPPPASPPTPSSSSSVSLAGAPYTGKVHFCHCGKAYTLKSMRDRHVKMQHLNLRPFGCPVCTKSFKMKHHLTKHLKTHGGLRPYECTLCGKKVIWRDSFLRHQARCERLASSSSANSNSTSAAAADGDDGYSYGFDEGEAAFLPAGGQVKVEEVDFHQEMEEGMRGLLGTVSGIVDELRTQSQSLDSGSHVFKEEASESFTGS, encoded by the exons ATGGATCCGACCTGCAGCGCGTCTGTGGCTCCAGCAGGTTTGACTGTCCAGGTGTGCTTCCCTGGAGCTCGTGCTGCTGTTCTGGACAATCTGAACCGGCAGCGGGAGGAGGGCCGCTTGTGCGATCTCTCCATCCAGGTGCAGGGACAGGTGTTTCGAGCCCATCGCTGTGTGCTCGCTGCATCCTCTCCTTATTTCCACGACCAG GTGCTACTGAAGAATGTCACGACTGTGTCCCTGCCCTCAGTCATGGACCCAGTGGCCTTTGAGAGTGTTCTAAGCTCAGCCTACACCGGCCAGCTGAGCATTGTGCACGATGACATCGTCAACTATGTGACTGTGGCCAGCTTCCTTCAGATGTGGCACATTGTGGACAAATGCACAGAGATCCTGAAGAGGCCCAGGGTGTCTGCAGAAGGCGCCTCTGGAGAGGCTGCTGCGGCCCACGCTGGCCCAGCATCCCGGCAGCAATcacccagcagcacagagtgCCTGTACGCAgaaagggaggggaggaggcgGGAGAAGAAGCCCGACGCTCTGCCTCCTTTAGCTACATGGAGACGGCCACAGCAGTTTCCTAGATGGGGTCGCCCACGGCCTTCATCAGCCCTGCACTTAGCTGACTCTCAACTAGATACACTTCCTGATTATGTGGAGAGTGATtacagcagctgtgaggaggcATGGGTATCAAGTCATGCTAaaaccagccactttacccaaGATGGACCCGGCAGCAATAGCCGAAACCACGGGGGGCTTCCCAGCAGTGAGGCGCTGAAGCAGAAAGTCAAGTTCCAGCAGCGGGGGGGATCACAGAGCGCCGATCGGCTGCTTGATAAAAACAGAGAGAATGGAGACAGTGATGAGAtacaggagaagaagaggaatgaGAGAAGGGAGATCGAGGCAGATGAAGGATTAGGAGAGGAGGCGGTGGAGAAGAAGGAAGGAGGCTTCGGACAAATGGGTCACTGTG CAGACTTCCACCCAGTTTCAAATGAAAACCAGGCCGTTGGAACTGCCACAGAGAAGCACATTGTGGAGGCGACAAAGGAAAAACCAGAGAGGGATCTGGCAGGAAGTGATGCCTCCTCAGACCTGCCTGCTGTTCACGCCTGTCAGACCGGGGAAGGAGCTCCAGGTCCTCCCTGCCCGGCCTCAGCTCGGCTGCAGTGGCAGACAGGCGTCTGGTCTCAGCAGGAACAGAGGCCTCAGGAAGGGCAGGCTGGTAGCTGCACTAAAGACGAAgacgatgaggaggaggaagatgtggaCTTTGAGTGTTTCACAGCCTACAGCAGAGACACGTACAGTGAGATTGAAGACGGCACAGGACAGGTTTCTCAGAGGCCTCTGGTCCCTGTGTCCCCTGACTTCACCGTGGCCGGCTCAGAGGTGAACTGGCCGTCCACTAGTGGTGGACAGGCGGGCTCGCTGATCCCCAGTTCGAGCCGCCATTTATCACCATCTTCTGCTGCGTTTCCACCTCCCGCTTCACCTCCAAccccatcttcatcatcttcagtgTCCCTCGCAGGGGCTCCCTACACAGGCAAAGTCCACTTCTGCCACTGTGGTAAGGCCTACACCCTGAAGAGCATGCGGGACCGGCACGTGAAGATGCAGCACCTGAACCTGCGGCCCTTTGGATGTCCTGTATGCACAAAGTCCTTCAAAATGAAACACCACCTCACcaagcacctgaaaacacacggAGGGCTGCGGCCATATGAATGCACCCTGTGTGGGAAGAAAGTCATCTGGAGAGACAGCTTCCTGAGGCATCAGGCCCGATGCGAGAGGCTCGCCTCCAGCTCCTCGGCCAACAGCAACAGCACGagcgcagcagcagctgatggggACGACGGCTACAGTTATGGGTTCGATGAAGGGGAGGCGGCTTTCCTCCCAGCAGGAGGACAGGTGAAGGTCGAGGAGGTGGACTTCCaccaggagatggaggaggggaTGCGTGGGCTGCTGGGCACCGTGTCTGGGATCGTGGATGAGCTGAGAACCCAGTCGCAGAGTCTGGATAGCGGCAGTCATGTTTTCAAAGAGGAAGCCAGCGAGAGCTTCACCGGGAGTTAA
- the zbtb22a gene encoding zinc finger and BTB domain-containing protein 22 isoform X2 — protein MDPTCSASVAPAGLTVQVCFPGARAAVLDNLNRQREEGRLCDLSIQVQGQVFRAHRCVLAASSPYFHDQVLLKNVTTVSLPSVMDPVAFESVLSSAYTGQLSIVHDDIVNYVTVASFLQMWHIVDKCTEILKRPRVSAEGASGEAAAAHAGPASRQQSPSSTECLYAEREGRRREKKPDALPPLATWRRPQQFPRWGRPRPSSALHLADSQLDTLPDYVESDYSSCEEAWVSSHAKTSHFTQDGPGSNSRNHGGLPSSEALKQKVKFQQRGGSQSADRLLDKNRENGDSDEIQEKKRNERREIEADEGLGEEAVEKKEGGFGQMGHCDFHPVSNENQAVGTATEKHIVEATKEKPERDLAGSDASSDLPAVHACQTGEGAPGPPCPASARLQWQTGVWSQQEQRPQEGQAGSCTKDEDDEEEEDVDFECFTAYSRDTYSEIEDGTGQVSQRPLVPVSPDFTVAGSEVNWPSTSGGQAGSLIPSSSRHLSPSSAAFPPPASPPTPSSSSSVSLAGAPYTGKVHFCHCGKAYTLKSMRDRHVKMQHLNLRPFGCPVCTKSFKMKHHLTKHLKTHGGLRPYECTLCGKKVIWRDSFLRHQARCERLASSSSANSNSTSAAAADGDDGYSYGFDEGEAAFLPAGGQVKVEEVDFHQEMEEGMRGLLGTVSGIVDELRTQSQSLDSGSHVFKEEASESFTGS, from the exons ATGGATCCGACCTGCAGCGCGTCTGTGGCTCCAGCAGGTTTGACTGTCCAGGTGTGCTTCCCTGGAGCTCGTGCTGCTGTTCTGGACAATCTGAACCGGCAGCGGGAGGAGGGCCGCTTGTGCGATCTCTCCATCCAGGTGCAGGGACAGGTGTTTCGAGCCCATCGCTGTGTGCTCGCTGCATCCTCTCCTTATTTCCACGACCAG GTGCTACTGAAGAATGTCACGACTGTGTCCCTGCCCTCAGTCATGGACCCAGTGGCCTTTGAGAGTGTTCTAAGCTCAGCCTACACCGGCCAGCTGAGCATTGTGCACGATGACATCGTCAACTATGTGACTGTGGCCAGCTTCCTTCAGATGTGGCACATTGTGGACAAATGCACAGAGATCCTGAAGAGGCCCAGGGTGTCTGCAGAAGGCGCCTCTGGAGAGGCTGCTGCGGCCCACGCTGGCCCAGCATCCCGGCAGCAATcacccagcagcacagagtgCCTGTACGCAgaaagggaggggaggaggcgGGAGAAGAAGCCCGACGCTCTGCCTCCTTTAGCTACATGGAGACGGCCACAGCAGTTTCCTAGATGGGGTCGCCCACGGCCTTCATCAGCCCTGCACTTAGCTGACTCTCAACTAGATACACTTCCTGATTATGTGGAGAGTGATtacagcagctgtgaggaggcATGGGTATCAAGTCATGCTAaaaccagccactttacccaaGATGGACCCGGCAGCAATAGCCGAAACCACGGGGGGCTTCCCAGCAGTGAGGCGCTGAAGCAGAAAGTCAAGTTCCAGCAGCGGGGGGGATCACAGAGCGCCGATCGGCTGCTTGATAAAAACAGAGAGAATGGAGACAGTGATGAGAtacaggagaagaagaggaatgaGAGAAGGGAGATCGAGGCAGATGAAGGATTAGGAGAGGAGGCGGTGGAGAAGAAGGAAGGAGGCTTCGGACAAATGGGTCACTGTG ACTTCCACCCAGTTTCAAATGAAAACCAGGCCGTTGGAACTGCCACAGAGAAGCACATTGTGGAGGCGACAAAGGAAAAACCAGAGAGGGATCTGGCAGGAAGTGATGCCTCCTCAGACCTGCCTGCTGTTCACGCCTGTCAGACCGGGGAAGGAGCTCCAGGTCCTCCCTGCCCGGCCTCAGCTCGGCTGCAGTGGCAGACAGGCGTCTGGTCTCAGCAGGAACAGAGGCCTCAGGAAGGGCAGGCTGGTAGCTGCACTAAAGACGAAgacgatgaggaggaggaagatgtggaCTTTGAGTGTTTCACAGCCTACAGCAGAGACACGTACAGTGAGATTGAAGACGGCACAGGACAGGTTTCTCAGAGGCCTCTGGTCCCTGTGTCCCCTGACTTCACCGTGGCCGGCTCAGAGGTGAACTGGCCGTCCACTAGTGGTGGACAGGCGGGCTCGCTGATCCCCAGTTCGAGCCGCCATTTATCACCATCTTCTGCTGCGTTTCCACCTCCCGCTTCACCTCCAAccccatcttcatcatcttcagtgTCCCTCGCAGGGGCTCCCTACACAGGCAAAGTCCACTTCTGCCACTGTGGTAAGGCCTACACCCTGAAGAGCATGCGGGACCGGCACGTGAAGATGCAGCACCTGAACCTGCGGCCCTTTGGATGTCCTGTATGCACAAAGTCCTTCAAAATGAAACACCACCTCACcaagcacctgaaaacacacggAGGGCTGCGGCCATATGAATGCACCCTGTGTGGGAAGAAAGTCATCTGGAGAGACAGCTTCCTGAGGCATCAGGCCCGATGCGAGAGGCTCGCCTCCAGCTCCTCGGCCAACAGCAACAGCACGagcgcagcagcagctgatggggACGACGGCTACAGTTATGGGTTCGATGAAGGGGAGGCGGCTTTCCTCCCAGCAGGAGGACAGGTGAAGGTCGAGGAGGTGGACTTCCaccaggagatggaggaggggaTGCGTGGGCTGCTGGGCACCGTGTCTGGGATCGTGGATGAGCTGAGAACCCAGTCGCAGAGTCTGGATAGCGGCAGTCATGTTTTCAAAGAGGAAGCCAGCGAGAGCTTCACCGGGAGTTAA
- the scn1bb gene encoding sodium channel, voltage-gated, type I, beta b, producing MASSLLLLLPLLCSLFVYRCDGACAEVDSDTEAVAGKGFKLGCISCKRRSEVEGAATVDWYFRPRGEVDFFHIYSYNEDGPTIENDHFMDRVDWNGSKRSNDIQDASIYLLNVTFNDSGTYSCFFNRILTYENYEYSTVVSKVVHLNVVAKATRGTASIVSEVMMYVSIIGLQLWLLIEMIYCYRKIAAAGEEALREAANAEYLAIASESKDNCAGVQVGE from the exons ATGGCTTCAtcgctcctgctgctccttcctctgctctgctccctgTTCG tgTACCGCTGTGATGGGGCCTGTGCCGAGGTGGACTCTGACACAGAGGCCGTGGCAGGCAAAGGCTTCAAACTGGGCTGCATCTCCTGCAAGAGGAGGAGCGAGGTGGAGGGCGCCGCCACCGTGGACTGGTACTTCAGGCCCAGAGGGGAAGTGGACTTCTTCCAC ATCTACTCGTACAATGAAGACGGCCCCACTATCGAGAACGACCACTTCATGGACCGCGTGGACTGGAACGGCAGCAAAAGGAGTAACGACATCCAGGACGCCTCCATCTACCTGCTCAACGTCACCTTCAACGACTCGGGCACCTACAGCTGCTTCTTCAATCGCATCCTCACCTACGAAAACTACGAGTACAGCACCGTCGTCAGCAAGGTGGTCCACCTCAACGTGGTGGCTAAAG CCACCAGAGGTACAGCTTCCATCGTGTCAGAGGTCATGATGTACGTGTCCATCATCGGCCTGCAGCTGTGGCTGCTCATAGAGATGATATACTGCTACAGAAAGATCGCAGCGGCCGGGGAAGAAGCGCTACGAGAGGCGGC AAATGCTGAATATTTAGCGATAGCATCGGAAAGCAAAGATAACTGTGCAGGGGTGCAGGTCGGAGAATAG
- the naxe gene encoding NAD(P)H-hydrate epimerase codes for MLSVRALFGIGFLVTSRAAAALAQPGTCPLSTTANNHKTDCHSSRAASTMAQSLKYLGQEEAQHIDEELFSEYGFSVDQLMELAGLSCATAITRAYPLTSLVKARPALLVICGPGNNGGDGLVCARHLKLFGYEPAILYPKRPNKPLFQGLTTQCQKMEIPFLPEMPEAEVIDEAYNLVIDAIFGFSFKGAVREPFGSVLDVLKKTTVPIASIDIPSGWDVERGSTDGLQPDMLISLTAPKKSASLFRGRYHFLGGRFVPPGLERKYQLNLPPYPDTDCVVQL; via the exons ATGTTGAGTGTCCGGGCTCTGTTTGGGATCGGCTTCCTTGTGACCTCGCGAGCCGCAGCAGCCCTCGCTCAGCCGGGGACATGTCCGCTGTCTACCACAGCTAACAACCACAAGACGgactgtcacagcagcagagcagcgtcCACAATGGCCCAGTCCCTTAAATATCTTGG GCAGGAAGAGGCCCAGCACATCGACGAGGAGCTCTTCAGTGAGTACGGCTTCAGCGTGGATCAGCTGATGGAGCTGGCCGGGCTCAGCTGTGCCACAGCCATCACACGG GCTTATCCACTTACATCTCTAGTTAAAGCCAGACCTGCTCTGCTGGTGATCTGTGGACCAGGTAACAACGGCGGCGATGGGCTGGTCTGCGCCCGACATCTGAAGCTCTTT GGATATGAGCCCGCCATCTTGTATCCGAAGAGGCCAAACAAACCGTTGTTCCAGGGCCTGACGACACAGTGCCAGAAAATGGAGATCCCTTTCCTGCCTGAGATGCCTGAG GCCGAAGTAATCGATGAAGCCTACAACCTGGTGATAGACGCCATCTTTGGCTTCAGTTTTAAGGGGGCTGTGCGAGAGCCTTTTGGCTCTGTCCTGGATGTGCTGAAGAAGACCACCGTGCCCATCGCCAGCATCGACATCCCCTCAG gttGGGACGTGGAGCGGGGAAGCACGGATGGCCTCCAGCCTGACATGCTCATCTCCCTCACCGCTCCTAAGAAGTCCGCCTCCTTGTTCAGAGGGCGTTACCACTTCCTGGGAGGGCGGTTTGTGCCGCCAGGCTTGGAGAGGAAGTACCAGCTGAACCTGCCTCCGTACCCCGACACAGACTGTGTGGTACAGCTGTAG